From the genome of Bacteroidota bacterium:
GTTCTATCTCATGTTTCGAGCTTACGTATTGGACTGTGTGATTGTACAAAAATTTACCTGAAGCTGTAGAGAATCCGATCCGATTTTTGATTCCTGACAATGCAATAATAGAAGATGTTCGTATGGACCGATGAGGAGCAATAGCAAGATCGTATTTTCCTCTGCTAAGAAAAATGGAAAGAGCGACAATCCCTTTTAATCCGCGTTGCGTCTTTCGTTTATCATATGGAATGACTCGGTTAACGGCCGGATGATTGGATAAAAATTGCGAAGCGGCCGGAGTAGTCACAACATCAATTGTTGCCTGAGGAAATCGTTGATGAAGCACTTGGATCATGGGCAACGTTAGAATGACATCGCCAAGGAATGCTGTTTGAAAAATAAGGATCCGTTTCGGGTCATTCACTATTGGGATGCTTTCTGCATGGATTGTTTTTGAAGATATGATTCCGTGTGTTTCCACCGCTTGTGCATCCACAGCCAGTGTTCCGGATGCAGACGAATATATTTCTCCAGCATACGAACATGCCGTTCCGTTATCTGCTGCATTTTCTCTTCATTTGTTCCGGTGAGATTCTGCGTATCTATCTCTTCCAACTCAATTCTGAATTTTTCCAGTCCTTCGCGAATAAGCATTACCATAATCATCGGAGCACCGCTTCGAACTTGGAACACCGCTGGTCCTTGATGTGTTGACGCAGGTCGTCCAAAAAAATTGGTATAGATTCCGCTTTCCGGTCCGCTTTGGTCCGCAATGAGTGCTACTACTTCGTTGTTTGACAATGCCCGGAGGGATTCACGTAATGCCCGCTCCATAACAATGAGTTTCGTTCCAAACCGGGAGCGCATATGCGTCATAAACTCATTCACAAATGGATTCCGTTGCTTTTGCACAACCACAGTATATTGCTGCGGAGAAATTACCGGAACAGCGAGAGCGCAAAGTTCCCAATTTCCGTAATGACCGGTCAACACGATAAGACCTTTACCCCGTTGAAGTAATACATTGATTTTTTCGTTATCAGGAAATGAGATATACCGTGTAATCTCTTCTCTGGAAAGTTTATCCAAGTACAAAATCTCAAAATACGCGGTGAAAAGATTTTTATATGAAGCCTTTGCAATGGAATAGATTTCTTCTTCCTTTTTTTCGGGAAATGCATGACGCAGGTTATCCAAAACTAATGTTTTCCGCAAACCAATGACAGAAAAAATGAAATTACCGAATGCACCCCCAAATCGCTGGACGGTCCGAAAACTGAAGAGTCTAATAAAATAGAAGAGGATACGGAAGAAAAAATATTCTATCTGATTTTGCATAGGGGAAAATACAAAAGACAAAGCGGAAATCAAAAATCGGGAAAGATACTCCGCAATGAGGCATGATCTCAAAATACATGACACTGTCGGTCTGAGTCTCTCTGTCTCCTCCGAAGGAGTAATTCAAATCTGAGCAATTCCGATGTTGTCAGTCGAGAGTGTCGATGTTTATCGGGAGGAACATGCCTGAGGCACCGAACGTGTCCTTTGGACAGGCAGGGAATCTGAAATAACGATCAGATTTGCCGATAAGTTTTTTACATGCACGGCACCTCCCGTTTTTTGAGATTCCGCCTTACGGGATTCCCAAACGCGGAACCGAACAACGGGGTTTCGCTGTGCTTTTTGAAAATACTCCCTATGCTTGCTCGGAATAACAACAGATTTATTTTTGAGATATTCCTATCTAAAGAGCTTTAAACACGACCATGGTAATATCGTCGGACTGAGCAGCGCCGAATGTGTAGCGCTGAATTTCGTTCTTGATCGCCGCAAGGATCTGATTGGCAGATTTTCCGGATTGCTGTATCACAAATTCTTCCAACCGCTCTTCCGTATAATCGTTTCCGTTCTTATCCATCGCTTCACTCACTCCATCGGTGTACATAATTACACTATCCCCGGATTGCAGAGTAACACCCCCTTCTTGATACGGTATGACAGTTTTCATGATGCCAAGAATCAATCCGCCATCAGTTAATCGTTCTATGGTGCCATTCTTCCTAAGGACAAACGGCGGATTATGACCGGCGTTAACATACTGAAATTTTTTTGTTTCGGAATCAATCGAACCCCAGAAGAATGTAATAAATTTGTCCGAACCGGTGTTTCGGTAGATCAGATCATTAATACGGGCGGTCGCAATGGAGAGAGCAAGCTGAAACGGAACAAGCGCATGTACAGTTGCCTGAACATTCGCCATTAATAATGAAGCGGGTGTTCCTTTTCCCGAAACATCCGCGATAGCAATAATACATCGTCCATCATCAGTTGGGATCACATCGTAATAATCACCGCCGACTTGCTTAGAAGAAATATTGACGGCAGAAATCTCGAAACCTTTCACATCGGGAATTGTTCTTGGTAAAAGTCCTTGCTGAATCTCCTTTGCAATCAGTAGTTCGCTCTCCAATTTTTTCTTTTCAATCGCTTCGTCGAACAATCGCGAATTTTCCAGCGAAACAAATGCAAGATTTGCCAGCGAGAAGATAAATTCCAAATCACTTTCAGAATATGCTCCGCCGCGCAGCCGTTCTCCCAGACACAAAACCCCCTTCACTTCATTCTGCATTTGCAGCGGCACAAGAGCGACGATCTTTTCCTGCGCAAGATGCTTACGAAGTATATCATATTTCTTCTTATCAGGGATATTGGTTGTCAATAACGGCGACTTCACCAAATTGAAGATCGAGACTTTATCCGTCTCAAGATATTCACCGGAAATTTTGGAATAGATACTCTTCCCTTCTTGAAGACAAATAGCATAACGGCTTGTACCAACCTGACCCATTAATGTCAACGAGAATAGCTTCAGCAGCTTATCCTGTTCGAGGATCCCGCCAAATTCCTTCGCCAATTCGAATAACGATTTTAACTGATGGATTTTTTCATCAAGGGAACGATTGATGGTTTTAATCTCTCCGAACGAAAAACTTTTTTCAATAGCAGTGGCAGAAATACTGATGAGTGTCTCGACAAATTTACTCGTCTCTTTATCAATAGTTCGTTTAGGATGTTCTGCAAAACCAAAGTAGCCTATGACAATATTTTGCGAAACGATTGGAAATAATCGGTTGATTCCGTAAGCAAAAAGCGGAGCAGAAAGATCCTTATCGACATAGATATTTTTTTTTCGCAACAACGGGAGTTCGATCTGCTGTTTCAAAACATTTTTTGATATTCCCTTTCCATTCACCACTGTAAATTGATGATGATGGCTATGAAGAAGAATCATCGCTTTTGTCGACAACAATTTTCCCATCAAGGTCAGCAGTACGGTATCAAGAATAAAAGAGAGATCGAGCGAAGCATTAACCACTTGACTGAATTCAAAAAGCGCGATCAGTTCGGGCTCGGAACGCGATGTGTGGGATTGTAGAGTCACAAGATTAATGGAGTGTTTTGATCATGCGGAGGACATTCCGGTCGCTGTACAGATTAAATTCAACCTTGTCCATAATCCGTTTCATCAGATAGACGCCAAGACCGCCGCGGCGATAATGTTCAAAATAATCTTTCATATTCGGCGTTTGAATGGCGCTTGGGTCAAACTGTTTTCCTTTGTCGGAGATGACGATTTCAAAATCGCTCCCTTTACGGATTATTTCAACGTCAATCTTGTTGTCGGGAGAATAATTATATCCGTGCTTAATAATATTTGTACATGCCTCATCCACAGCAATCGTGATCTTGTTAATGTCATCTTCGCTGAA
Proteins encoded in this window:
- a CDS encoding lysophospholipid acyltransferase family protein; this translates as MQNQIEYFFFRILFYFIRLFSFRTVQRFGGAFGNFIFSVIGLRKTLVLDNLRHAFPEKKEEEIYSIAKASYKNLFTAYFEILYLDKLSREEITRYISFPDNEKINVLLQRGKGLIVLTGHYGNWELCALAVPVISPQQYTVVVQKQRNPFVNEFMTHMRSRFGTKLIVMERALRESLRALSNNEVVALIADQSGPESGIYTNFFGRPASTHQGPAVFQVRSGAPMIMVMLIREGLEKFRIELEEIDTQNLTGTNEEKMQQITERHVRMLEKYIRLHPEHWLWMHKRWKHTESYLQKQSMQKASQ
- a CDS encoding GAF domain-containing SpoIIE family protein phosphatase, yielding MTLQSHTSRSEPELIALFEFSQVVNASLDLSFILDTVLLTLMGKLLSTKAMILLHSHHHQFTVVNGKGISKNVLKQQIELPLLRKKNIYVDKDLSAPLFAYGINRLFPIVSQNIVIGYFGFAEHPKRTIDKETSKFVETLISISATAIEKSFSFGEIKTINRSLDEKIHQLKSLFELAKEFGGILEQDKLLKLFSLTLMGQVGTSRYAICLQEGKSIYSKISGEYLETDKVSIFNLVKSPLLTTNIPDKKKYDILRKHLAQEKIVALVPLQMQNEVKGVLCLGERLRGGAYSESDLEFIFSLANLAFVSLENSRLFDEAIEKKKLESELLIAKEIQQGLLPRTIPDVKGFEISAVNISSKQVGGDYYDVIPTDDGRCIIAIADVSGKGTPASLLMANVQATVHALVPFQLALSIATARINDLIYRNTGSDKFITFFWGSIDSETKKFQYVNAGHNPPFVLRKNGTIERLTDGGLILGIMKTVIPYQEGGVTLQSGDSVIMYTDGVSEAMDKNGNDYTEERLEEFVIQQSGKSANQILAAIKNEIQRYTFGAAQSDDITMVVFKAL
- a CDS encoding ATP-binding protein; this encodes MTSKQTHKANITIPSQTERLNDVREFVSGLARVHGFSEDDINKITIAVDEACTNIIKHGYNYSPDNKIDVEIIRKGSDFEIVISDKGKQFDPSAIQTPNMKDYFEHYRRGGLGVYLMKRIMDKVEFNLYSDRNVLRMIKTLH